CTCGTAGCTCAGGCTTAGCCCCAGGCCGGTGCCCTGCCCGGTGGGTTTGGTGGTAAAGAAAGGCTGGAAGATTTTGTCGCGGATGCCCTCGGGAATGCCACTGCCGTTGTCTTTCACAGATAACTCTACCTGACTCTGAACCCGGCGGGTACTGATCCACACCGTCGGCTGGTAGGTCCCTTCGTCGGCTACTCCGGCCACTGCTACCTGTTTGTACTGCTTTTCCCGCACGGCGTAGAAGGCATTGTTGCACAGATTCAGCAACACCCGCCCGATTTCCTGCGGAGCCACCTCCACCGGGGGTAGCGTATTCTCGAAGTCCGTAATGAGCTGCACCTGGAAGTCGGGGTCCCGGGCCGGATCACCGGGGGTGCAGCCTTCCGACCGCCGCATGCCGTTGTAGGCCAGCCGCAGGTACTCGTCGGCCAGGGCGTTGAGGTCGGTGGGCCTTCGCTCGTCGGAGCTGCTACGACTGTGCTCGAGCATGGAGCGGACGATGGCCGACGCGCGTTGTCCGTTCTCGGCGATGTAGCCCATGTTATCACGTAGGTAGCTGGACAGGTCTATGACGGCCTCCATATTTTGGCTTTTGGCGCTCTCTTGCAGCTCCTCGGCCAGCTCGGCGGATACCTCGGCGAAGTTGTTGACGAAGTTGAGCGGGTTCTGGATCTCGTGGGCGATACCGGCCGTGAGCTCGCCCAGGCTGGCCATTTTTTCTTTCTGGATGAGTTGACTTTGGGTAGCTTTGAGCGTATTGAGAGATTGTTGTAGTTGGGCGGTACGATCGGTTACCTTTTTTTCAAGGGTTTCGTTTTGTTGAGCCAGAATGAGTTGTTTCTCCTGTTCGTGTGCCAGCGTTTGGGCCGATAGTTTCTTTACAGTAGCCAACTGAATCGACAGGCTTTTACTGGTAAAGGCAAACTCCCAGGCCAGGTAAATGGACAGGAAAATAGGTATCGGCCAACTGCGAAGAAGATCGTATGGCAAAATAAAGGCCCGGTTTAGTGGTAACCAGGTCGTGTAATCGTTCACGATCCGACCGACCATTCCCAACAAGGCCATCCCCAGTCCGGCTAGAACGATGGTGGAACCCCTTCGTTTGCGACTGACAGCCGAAATGGTCAGGCGGAGAGCCTCGGCCAGCATTACGACGGCGGATCCAATCTCAATCCAGGGAACACCGGTTTGATAGTTAGTTAAATAGATAACCATCAACAGGCCACAGGCAACCAGCGAGGCGCGAAAATAGGATGACTTCGGTAGGTCGAAAGTCGCATACAGGGCCTTTACCAGGAAAATGTAGATAAACGGGCAAAGCGCCCCCCGCAGCCAACCCAGATACATCAACAGCCGCAGATTGGTAAGTTGGTTTACTTGGAACAGCCCCAAAATCATCCAGTAAAAACAATAAATCAGTACTGAAACAGCAAAATATAGATTGGCGCGTTGGGACGGGTAAAACAGGAAAAAGAAGAAATGCAGCAGCGACAGGATGAAAAATATACCTATACTGGTAAAGACAAAGGATACAAAAAGGTTATGATTGGAGCGGTTTATTGAAAATCGTTCCATATCATTTATTCCGACCAAATACAAGAAATTTGAGTTTTGCGCAAACCTGTTATAGGGCAAATGTGGTTGAACGGCAAACCGAACGGCCAGCACATACGCTGAGTTTGCAGCTGCGGGTAAGCCAATCAGGTTTTTGTATTTAAAAACGAATTTGGCCTCCCCGGCATGGGGTGATACCATGCCCAATTGTTGCCGGAGATGACCATTTATGAAGAGCTCCGAGGCACCGGACTGCATGACTCTCATGCCCAGGGCTTGTTGGGTAAATATGGCGCTGTCTACCTGAATATGCAACCGGAGCCAGCCGATGCCGGCCCGGCGTACCTGGGGAAGTTCCGTGATATCCCGCGCAGGATTAATACTTTCCCAGCCAGAATCGTCAAAATCAGGTTTGGCAAATTCGGGATTATCGCCGGCGTGCCATCGCCAGCCTTTGTCGAGCAGAAGCCCTTGTGGCGGGAGGCTGTCGATTCGAAAAATCGGCGCACTGTCGGATTGCGCCCGTGCGCCATATATAGTAAGGCAAACCAGTATAAAGGGCAGGAGTTGTTTCATGGTGAAGCCTTATGAAAGTGGCAGACAAACCATAAATTCCGTATTTGCTCCTTCACAGCTCTCGATCTTCATCTCGCCCCCGTGGCCCTTGGTGACAATGTCATAGCTCAGGCTCAGCCCCAGACCCGTCCCTTCTCCTGTAGGCTTGGTAGTAAAGAAGGGCTGGAAGACTTTGTCGCGGATAGCATCGCGAATTCCGCTGCCGTTGTCTTTCACAGATAACTCTACCTGACCCTGAACTTGCCGGGTACTCACCCACACCGTCGCTTGGTAAGGGGCTTCTTCTGGTAATCCGGCATTGACCAGCTGCTGGCCTTGCTTCTCCCGTACGGCATAGAAGGCATTGTTGTACAGATTCAGCAGCACCCGCCCGATTTCCTGCGGAGCTACCTCCACTGCGGGCAGGTCCGGATCGAAATCAGTAATGAGCTCTACCTGAAAGTCGGGTTTCTGGGCTGGATCGCCGGGGGGGCGGCCTTCCGACCGCCGCATGCCATGGTAGGCCAGCCGCAGGTACTCGTCGGCCAGGTCGTTGAGGTCGGAGGGCCGGCGCTCGTCGGATCTGCTGCGGGAGTGCCCGAGCATGGAACGGACGATGGCCGACGCCCGCTGTCCGTTCTCGGCGATGTAGCCCATGTTCTCACGCAGGTCGTTGGACAGGGCCGTGGCCACGGGGATGTCGCCCGCGCCGACGGTCTCGGCCAGCTCTTCGGCCAGTTCGGCGGAGACCTCGGCGAAGTTGTTGACGAAGTTAAGCGGGTTCTGGATCTCGTGGGCGATGCCAGCCGTCAGCTCCCCCAGGGAAGCCATTTTCTCTTTCTGAATGAGCTGGGTCTGGGTGGTTTTGAGTGTATCGAGAGCGAGTTGAAGTTGGTTGGTTCGTTCGGTCACCAGGGCTTCCATCTGGTGGCTGTAGCGGTGCAGGGAGTCTGTCATGCGGTTGAACTGCCGGGCCAGCGTTCCCACCTCGTCGTTGACCGTCACGGGTACCTGCACCGTCAGATTCCCCACGTCGACCTGGCGCACCCCGTCCAGGATCTGGTGGAGGGGACTCAATAGATTGGACCGTAGAAAAAGCGGCAGTCCCACGATAACAGCCAGCGCGGTGAGTGGAATCAGGATCAAAAATGCTACCACCATCTGGTGGTTCACCAGGTTGAAGTTCGGTAAGTCCACAATCAGTTGATGCAGCAGAATAGGTGTAAGTCCTAAAATGATGAGCAGGGGACACAGCACCAGGCCCACAACTTTGGCCTGAAACGAGGTGCGCTGCGGGGTATAGTTCAGAAAGACAATGGCCGCATACGTGATTTGAATAAGATTCAATGAGTGTACCACATAGTACCAAAGTGTAAATGGAGGATATCCCATAAGGCTGGCCACGGGATTATAAATGACAATTGCCCAAATTGAAAAATTGAGGAACGCCCACTTTTGAAAGCCTCTCAGCATTTTGGTGGGGTCAGTAGACCGGCCCGATTCAAGTTTAGCTCGGCGGGCCTTTCTGGTATAAACCCCTACTACCCAAGCTTCACTCGTCAAAAAGGCCAGAGCTTGAATGATATTTCGAGTGCCGATACCTTGTAGCAAAAGGGTCAATGCCATTGTTAGACCCAAAACTAACAATACCCAATTGGACTCCTTTTTAAAAGAATTCCCTCCGCATTGGTAGGCAAACCACACAAAAAATAAATTTGCAAAGGACAGAATGAAGTTACCCACCCCTGCTAGAACTCTGTGAAAGGGGGGGATGTATTACAATGTTGTATAAAACATCATTGGCAAAAAATAGACACACTGAAAAGAAGTACCCTAAAAAGAGTTTGGCTTCCAGATTCTTATTGGGTAAGCTGAGTAGGTAGCTCAGAATTGCGAGGGCAAGGGAAAGTTCGGCCATCAACGCAACAGCGGATACATTAAATTCAAACCAGTCAGGGTTCATCGGGTCTTTGGTTCAGGGTATGATTTTTTATAAATTCTCACTAGTAACCTAGTGGCTATACAGAAGCGGTAGCTTCGGTAATTGGGCTATAAGTACTGCCGGATATGCCGGCAGTACCCTTCTTTACCTTGCGGAGAAACCATACCTTCAGGTGCTTTAGGTAGTGTACGGCACCTGGACTCAGACCCAATGACCTCCGAAAGGAGTTACGCTGATTTTTTTTGTGGGCAATCAGCTAATTTATTCATTTTCTTTACATTAAATTTAAATTAATAAAGATTTTCCGCTACCTAATTGGATACGCCCCCCCCGGCTCCGCTCTTCCTCGGAACCCGTGGCCCGGCGATTGGCAGCGTTGACAGTCTTCTTGCTAAAAGTGTTGGTGTAGGTAAATTGCACCACCCGTGGTTCAAAGTTAAGCCCCCAACTACTCACCTGCCTCACCGCGGGGTTGTCGGTAATGACCCGCAGGCGGTTCGTCCAGAACAGATCCGTTACGTTTACCAGCAGATTTCCGCCACTCTTAAATTTTTTCTTCAACCCGGCATTGACACTCCCCATGGCTTTTACTCTGGCAATACCCATGAACGAGGGAGTGGTATAAAAAAGGGCGAGTTCCGCGGTCCAGGTCTTGCTCAGGGTAAACGTGCTGGCGTTGAGCCCATTGCCGGCAAAGATCCGTAGCGATACGGGTTTGCCCTCCGCCAAGGTTTCGATCGCCTGTCCGTACCCGGTCAGGTTGGTTTGCATATGCCACCAGTTGGTGAGGCGCACCGGGAACGAGAAGGTCGTCGTCAGCCCGTTGATCGAATTAATATTCTCTGGCCTTCCCACGGACGTACCGGAGGTGGAGTCCACCCGGATCCGGAAGCGGTCCAGGGCGTTGCGGTCGTGGGTGTACCGGACCGTGAACAGGTAGCTGCTCTTAAACCGATAGGTGGCCTCCACGGCATCCGTAAAGGTGGGCAGAAGGTTCGGGTTGCCCGTCACAAATGTATAGGGGCTGGTAAAAATCACCCACGGAGCCAGAAGGGAATACTGAGGCCGGGCGATCCGGCGGCTGTATGCCAGTCGCAGACTGCTGGTTTTGTTTAAGTCCTTCGTCCAGAAAATACTTGGGAAAAAGCTTCCGTAGCGACGACGAACCACCGGTGGCTCGCCGGGCTCACCCAAATCAGTACGGGTGTATTCGTAGCGCAGGCCGGCCTGTAATTTCTGACCTTTAGGGAGCTGAAACTGCCCGTTCGCATACAGCGCGTCAACAACCTCATCCAGGTCATACAATTGGCTGAGGCCCGCGTCGCGTCGCCATATCCCGTCGCGATTTTTGCTGACGGTCAAGTCGTTGCTCAGCTGCATCCGGGTCGACTTAGCCCCAAAATCGAGGCGGTGCTGCTTTCCCAGCGCCTGGCTGTAATCGGCTTTCAGAACCCAGATCCGGATGGGCGATTCTTTGGTAATGTTGGTCAGATCAGTCTGGCTGGTACCTAGCTGGGGAAAGGCCGAAAGATTGGTATAATCGTGCGGGTTCTGGTTGTTGTAGATCAGGTAGTCCACATCCAGGCTGAGTTGCTGCTTCCCGGCAAAGGTATGCCGCACGTTTGCATTGACCATCTGGTGGTACCAGATATTCTTTCCATCGTCAGTCAAAATACTTTGTTCCATCAGCGGACCATTTTGGCGAATGTTCGTCACGCGAGTCGCGTCTTCGTAAAAACCGTTGAAAAAACCCGCAAACTGCCCACCAATCACCGTATTGGGGCTTAGGCTATAGTCAAAGCCCAGGCGGGCGTTGTGGGTTTGTCTGCGGTGGTAGTTTTGGCTATTGAAGTCCCATAAACTCACGATCCCTTCGTTGCTGATGCGCATGTCACCGATAAATTCCATCCACGTCCGGCTGTGCAGCACGGAGTAATCCCCGAACAGATTCAGGTTTTTCTTCCGGTAGTTTAACAAAAGCGAGCCGTTCAGGCGTTCGAACCGTCCCAAGCCCGCCGACAGCGTGTAGCTTCCGTTGGTGCCTTCGTTGATATTTTTTTTCAGCACAATGTTGATCAAACCGGCATCTCCCTCCGCATCGTACTGGGCGGGTGGGTTCGTAATCAATTCCACTTTGTCAATGTTCGAGGCGTTCATGCCGCTTAGCATCTGCACCACGGCCTCCATGGGCAGGCGGTTCAGTCGGCCGTCGATCATCACAAGCACGCCATTTTTGCCGTTCAGTGAAAGACCACCGTTCTGGCGATTGACCGTTACACCCGGCGAACGTTCCAGTACATCGAGGGCCGAGCCCCCGGCGGCGGTCAGCATATTTTCCACATTCACCACAAGCTTGTCCATTTGCTGCTCGAACAGTGGCTTTTTGGCCAATACATTTACTTCGGTCAGTTGGTGGGCTTCGGGCGTGAGTACCAGGGAGGGTAACTGATGACGGGCCCCGGTGGCCAGGGTGATCGGCGTAGAGTACCGTTTTTCGAAACCTACTGCCGAAACTGCCACTCGAAAGGTACCCTCACGGGTATTTTCAATTACAAAGTGTCCTGATTCGGTGGCTATCGCTCCTTTGACCAGCGATGAGTCAGTCCCGTTGAGCAGAAAAACGGTAGCATAGGGTACGGGACTTCCCTTGCTGTCCTGAACCGTGCCTACAACAGACTGTCCGGAGGCTTCTATGGCCAATAGTGCCATACACATGATAATGGGGAGGTACAATGACTTCATAGCGATTCACGATTAGTTTGTATGTTGTACAAACTTCGTTTATCCCTGACTCCCAGTCATTTGATTTTCGGTCAAAAAGCTTTGGATTCCGGACAGGCTACCTTAGATGTAGTACTTGCAGACACTTTTTGCCGTTTGAAGGGCCCTCAGTCATTTGATAGGGGAGTGGCCTACATTCGCACGAAATGTTCCATCGAGATACTTTGAATGGTAAAACAACCTGAAGAGCTGTGTTGGATAACTTACTTTGGTTGATTTAATGGGTTTTTTGCCCAAAAACTGGTTAACAAACGCACATTCTGCCAAGCAAGCATACCGTAAAGAAAAGAACCCTTTTTTGACTGATTCACCTAACTTCGGTAGCATAGATTTCCATTTGTTCGGGAGTCAATTGAAGTACTGACAGCGCTAGATGCTCAGGGTGGCGAACGAAACAATTCAGTGATACCTACACCATA
The genomic region above belongs to Dyadobacter pollutisoli and contains:
- a CDS encoding sensor histidine kinase, which codes for MKQLLPFILVCLTIYGARAQSDSAPIFRIDSLPPQGLLLDKGWRWHAGDNPEFAKPDFDDSGWESINPARDITELPQVRRAGIGWLRLHIQVDSAIFTQQALGMRVMQSGASELFINGHLRQQLGMVSPHAGEAKFVFKYKNLIGLPAAANSAYVLAVRFAVQPHLPYNRFAQNSNFLYLVGINDMERFSINRSNHNLFVSFVFTSIGIFFILSLLHFFFFLFYPSQRANLYFAVSVLIYCFYWMILGLFQVNQLTNLRLLMYLGWLRGALCPFIYIFLVKALYATFDLPKSSYFRASLVACGLLMVIYLTNYQTGVPWIEIGSAVVMLAEALRLTISAVSRKRRGSTIVLAGLGMALLGMVGRIVNDYTTWLPLNRAFILPYDLLRSWPIPIFLSIYLAWEFAFTSKSLSIQLATVKKLSAQTLAHEQEKQLILAQQNETLEKKVTDRTAQLQQSLNTLKATQSQLIQKEKMASLGELTAGIAHEIQNPLNFVNNFAEVSAELAEELQESAKSQNMEAVIDLSSYLRDNMGYIAENGQRASAIVRSMLEHSRSSSDERRPTDLNALADEYLRLAYNGMRRSEGCTPGDPARDPDFQVQLITDFENTLPPVEVAPQEIGRVLLNLCNNAFYAVREKQYKQVAVAGVADEGTYQPTVWISTRRVQSQVELSVKDNGSGIPEGIRDKIFQPFFTTKPTGQGTGLGLSLSYEIITKGHGGRCSWKQNLVALLN
- a CDS encoding sensor histidine kinase is translated as MALTLLLQGIGTRNIIQALAFLTSEAWVVGVYTRKARRAKLESGRSTDPTKMLRGFQKWAFLNFSIWAIVIYNPVASLMGYPPFTLWYYVVHSLNLIQITYAAIVFLNYTPQRTSFQAKVVGLVLCPLLIILGLTPILLHQLIVDLPNFNLVNHQMVVAFLILIPLTALAVIVGLPLFLRSNLLSPLHQILDGVRQVDVGNLTVQVPVTVNDEVGTLARQFNRMTDSLHRYSHQMEALVTERTNQLQLALDTLKTTQTQLIQKEKMASLGELTAGIAHEIQNPLNFVNNFAEVSAELAEELAETVGAGDIPVATALSNDLRENMGYIAENGQRASAIVRSMLGHSRSRSDERRPSDLNDLADEYLRLAYHGMRRSEGRPPGDPAQKPDFQVELITDFDPDLPAVEVAPQEIGRVLLNLYNNAFYAVREKQGQQLVNAGLPEEAPYQATVWVSTRQVQGQVELSVKDNGSGIRDAIRDKVFQPFFTTKPTGEGTGLGLSLSYDIVTKGHGGEMKIESCEGANTEFMVCLPLS
- a CDS encoding TonB dependent receptor; protein product: MALLAIEASGQSVVGTVQDSKGSPVPYATVFLLNGTDSSLVKGAIATESGHFVIENTREGTFRVAVSAVGFEKRYSTPITLATGARHQLPSLVLTPEAHQLTEVNVLAKKPLFEQQMDKLVVNVENMLTAAGGSALDVLERSPGVTVNRQNGGLSLNGKNGVLVMIDGRLNRLPMEAVVQMLSGMNASNIDKVELITNPPAQYDAEGDAGLINIVLKKNINEGTNGSYTLSAGLGRFERLNGSLLLNYRKKNLNLFGDYSVLHSRTWMEFIGDMRISNEGIVSLWDFNSQNYHRRQTHNARLGFDYSLSPNTVIGGQFAGFFNGFYEDATRVTNIRQNGPLMEQSILTDDGKNIWYHQMVNANVRHTFAGKQQLSLDVDYLIYNNQNPHDYTNLSAFPQLGTSQTDLTNITKESPIRIWVLKADYSQALGKQHRLDFGAKSTRMQLSNDLTVSKNRDGIWRRDAGLSQLYDLDEVVDALYANGQFQLPKGQKLQAGLRYEYTRTDLGEPGEPPVVRRRYGSFFPSIFWTKDLNKTSSLRLAYSRRIARPQYSLLAPWVIFTSPYTFVTGNPNLLPTFTDAVEATYRFKSSYLFTVRYTHDRNALDRFRIRVDSTSGTSVGRPENINSINGLTTTFSFPVRLTNWWHMQTNLTGYGQAIETLAEGKPVSLRIFAGNGLNASTFTLSKTWTAELALFYTTPSFMGIARVKAMGSVNAGLKKKFKSGGNLLVNVTDLFWTNRLRVITDNPAVRQVSSWGLNFEPRVVQFTYTNTFSKKTVNAANRRATGSEEERSRGGRIQLGSGKSLLI